Proteins from a genomic interval of Acidobacteriota bacterium:
- a CDS encoding alcohol dehydrogenase encodes MRAAVYHSNRDVRVVEIPRPVPGPGEILVRVRASGICGSDLMEWYRRPRAPLVLGHEVAGEVAQTGPGVRDLRRGDRVVTTHHVPCGRCRLCLTGRETCCPRLSVNHFDPGGFAEFVRVGEEAVRRGTFRLPPRTTFAEGSFVEPLACVLRAQRLAGLAPRDAVAMLGGGVSGLLHLLAAGAASRWS; translated from the coding sequence TTGCGCGCCGCCGTCTACCACAGCAACCGGGACGTCCGGGTGGTGGAGATCCCCCGGCCGGTGCCCGGGCCCGGCGAGATTCTGGTCCGCGTCCGCGCGTCCGGCATTTGCGGCTCCGACCTGATGGAGTGGTACCGACGGCCGCGGGCTCCGCTCGTGCTCGGGCACGAGGTCGCCGGCGAGGTCGCGCAGACGGGACCGGGCGTGCGGGACCTCCGGCGCGGCGATCGCGTGGTGACGACGCACCACGTGCCGTGCGGGCGCTGCCGTCTCTGTCTCACCGGACGGGAGACCTGCTGTCCCCGGCTCTCGGTCAATCACTTCGACCCCGGCGGCTTCGCGGAGTTCGTCCGCGTGGGAGAGGAGGCGGTCCGGCGCGGGACCTTCCGGCTCCCGCCGCGCACCACCTTCGCCGAGGGTTCGTTCGTCGAGCCGCTCGCCTGCGTGCTGCGCGCGCAGCGCCTCGCGGGGCTCGCGCCGCGCGACGCCGTCGCCATGCTCGGCGGGGGCGTCTCCGGGCTGCTGCACCTGCTCGCCGCGGGCGCGGCGAGCAGGTGGAGC